One Tolypothrix bouteillei VB521301 DNA window includes the following coding sequences:
- a CDS encoding succinate--CoA ligase subunit beta: protein MDLLEYQVKEWFSEIGIPVLPSQRIDHPTDLKRLKISYPVVLKSQVHVGGRAKAGGVRFVETTIDAIAAAQHIFNLPIFGELPEVLLAEAKYDAEQELYLAVVVDTAVCRPILLGCTEAEVDWDWESAGEKMQHVVVDGEFSPFYARRLALKMGLQGSLMQSVSTVVEKMYQLFADKDLDLIEISPLGVSSSGQIMALNGTVSVNERAIGRHPDIAEIATKIANRRTKREIARNLGDWDVVEMHGKIAILGNGAGSVMATLDLVVNAGGKPGVCLNLRHASVTETSPTTFTDRLEKALHSLGADKSIHVILINFLGSIPLSEEVVEIIGNFVESSSSTFKPQLVRANGSKNRRDSHFPRLVVRLAGSEFKTAREYLANLKTPGDAPVVVESLDEAVAEAVRFAKATTTHRRF from the coding sequence ATGGATTTGTTAGAGTATCAGGTTAAAGAATGGTTTTCGGAAATCGGCATTCCTGTATTGCCATCTCAACGAATCGATCATCCTACAGACCTAAAACGGTTAAAAATTAGCTATCCTGTCGTGTTGAAATCCCAAGTGCATGTGGGGGGACGAGCAAAAGCCGGTGGGGTCAGATTTGTAGAAACAACAATTGATGCGATCGCCGCCGCCCAACACATCTTTAATCTGCCAATTTTTGGTGAGTTACCAGAAGTGTTGCTAGCAGAAGCAAAGTATGATGCCGAACAGGAGTTGTATTTAGCCGTTGTTGTGGATACTGCTGTTTGCAGACCCATCTTATTAGGTTGTACGGAAGCTGAAGTTGATTGGGATTGGGAATCAGCAGGAGAAAAGATGCAACACGTCGTTGTTGATGGGGAATTTTCTCCATTTTATGCACGACGATTGGCACTAAAAATGGGGTTGCAAGGCTCGTTAATGCAGTCAGTTAGCACTGTTGTAGAGAAAATGTACCAATTGTTTGCAGACAAAGACCTAGATTTGATTGAAATTAGTCCCTTGGGAGTGAGTTCTTCCGGTCAAATTATGGCTCTTAACGGTACTGTAAGTGTCAACGAACGAGCCATTGGGCGTCATCCAGATATTGCCGAAATTGCAACTAAAATTGCCAACCGCCGTACCAAGAGAGAGATAGCAAGGAACTTGGGCGATTGGGATGTTGTAGAAATGCACGGTAAGATAGCAATTCTAGGTAATGGTGCGGGTTCGGTAATGGCAACTTTAGATTTAGTTGTAAATGCTGGTGGGAAACCAGGTGTTTGTCTCAACCTGCGCCATGCTTCGGTGACCGAAACCTCACCGACAACTTTTACCGATCGCTTGGAAAAAGCATTACACAGTTTGGGTGCTGATAAAAGTATTCACGTGATACTCATTAACTTCTTGGGTAGCATTCCTCTGAGTGAAGAAGTTGTAGAAATCATCGGAAACTTTGTAGAAAGTAGCTCCAGCACATTTAAGCCACAATTGGTTAGGGCTAACGGTAGTAAAAATCGTCGGGACAGTCATTTTCCCCGCTTGGTTGTACGTCTTGCTGGTTCTGAGTTTAAGACAGCTAGAGAATATCTAGCAAATTTAAAAACTCCGGGTGACGCACCTGTGGTGGTAGAAAGTCTGGATGAAGCAGTAGCAGAAGCAGTCCGTTTTGCTAAGGCAACAACTACACATAGAAGATTTTGA
- a CDS encoding ABC transporter permease: MQDLIKLDFVDLALAVAFMGVAIGLSAWEKIGLELSLALATGRTILQLAVLGYVMEFIFSLDTPWAVLGILAVILTISALVARNRIDKKIPQMLPLVWGSIFISTSLTLIYTTLLILQPDKWYEPQYFIPLAGIVLGNAMNAAAIAGERFVSAIDANQLEIETHLSLGATPWRAVAQYRQEAVRAAFIPTLNQMLAIGLVTLPTIMSGQLLSGVNAREAASYQILITFTIAFTNLLTTLLLTRGLSRQFFNSAAQLVR; the protein is encoded by the coding sequence ATGCAGGATTTAATAAAGCTAGATTTTGTTGATTTGGCTTTGGCTGTTGCATTCATGGGAGTAGCTATAGGTTTGTCTGCATGGGAAAAAATTGGACTAGAGCTGAGTTTAGCCCTCGCTACTGGAAGAACCATCCTACAACTTGCAGTCTTAGGGTATGTTATGGAGTTCATTTTTTCTCTTGACACTCCTTGGGCTGTTTTGGGGATTTTAGCAGTAATCCTGACGATTTCGGCACTTGTGGCACGAAATCGCATTGATAAAAAAATACCTCAAATGTTGCCGCTTGTGTGGGGGTCAATTTTTATCAGTACAAGTCTGACTCTGATTTATACCACTCTATTGATACTTCAACCGGATAAATGGTACGAGCCACAGTATTTTATTCCATTAGCCGGTATAGTTTTAGGCAATGCTATGAATGCAGCTGCGATCGCAGGAGAACGTTTCGTCAGCGCTATTGATGCCAATCAATTGGAAATTGAAACTCATTTAAGCTTGGGTGCGACTCCCTGGCGAGCAGTTGCACAATACCGCCAGGAAGCTGTCCGTGCTGCATTTATTCCCACACTCAACCAGATGCTGGCGATTGGTTTGGTGACGCTACCAACAATCATGTCCGGACAGTTATTAAGTGGTGTAAATGCTCGTGAAGCCGCCTCCTACCAAATTCTCATTACGTTTACCATCGCTTTTACCAATCTGCTGACAACACTATTGTTGACGCGAGGACTGAGCCGACAATTTTTTAACTCTGCGGCTCAGCTTGTTAGATAG
- a CDS encoding DegT/DnrJ/EryC1/StrS family aminotransferase encodes MIQSINSVPAFDIKQQYTNIEAEVSTAVLQVLASGRYIGGSVVEGFEQKFAAYTGVSECVACNSGTDALYLALRAFNIGSGDEVITTPFTFIATAEVVSAVGAKPVFVDIDATTFNLNVEQVVAAITPKTKAIIPVHLFGQPVDMTSLMDVAQTHNLVIIEDCAQSTGASWAGQKVGSIGHIGCFSFYPTKNLGACGDGGAITTNDPQIAAKLRIIKEHGQKNRYHYEEIGVNSRLDAIQAAILQIKLGYLDIWNNQRRQVASRYHQSLSHLTNIIMPQELAGGMGVWNQYTIRVLDNNRDWLRDRLQERGVNTMVYYPHPLHLQPVYESLGYQIGQLPVAEQACKEVLSLPMFPELSEEQQNQVIFALREVSG; translated from the coding sequence ATGATTCAAAGCATTAATTCCGTTCCTGCCTTTGATATTAAGCAACAATACACTAATATTGAAGCAGAGGTAAGTACAGCCGTTTTACAAGTTTTAGCTTCCGGTCGCTACATCGGTGGTTCTGTTGTAGAAGGTTTTGAGCAAAAGTTTGCTGCGTATACTGGTGTAAGTGAATGTGTAGCCTGTAATTCTGGAACAGATGCATTATATTTGGCTCTGAGAGCTTTTAATATTGGCTCGGGTGACGAAGTTATTACTACACCTTTTACTTTTATTGCCACTGCAGAAGTTGTGAGTGCTGTAGGTGCAAAACCCGTATTTGTTGATATTGATGCAACCACATTTAATTTAAATGTGGAACAAGTTGTGGCAGCAATTACACCAAAAACCAAAGCGATTATTCCAGTTCATCTCTTTGGTCAACCTGTTGATATGACGAGCTTAATGGATGTTGCACAAACTCACAATTTAGTCATAATAGAAGACTGCGCTCAGTCTACCGGTGCAAGTTGGGCGGGGCAGAAAGTAGGAAGCATTGGGCATATAGGCTGCTTTAGTTTTTACCCAACCAAAAATTTAGGAGCTTGTGGTGATGGAGGGGCGATAACAACCAACGATCCGCAAATTGCAGCCAAGCTACGAATTATAAAAGAGCACGGTCAAAAAAACCGCTATCACTACGAGGAAATTGGTGTTAACAGTCGATTAGATGCCATCCAAGCTGCTATTTTACAGATTAAGCTAGGCTATTTAGATATTTGGAATAACCAACGGCGACAAGTTGCTTCTCGTTATCACCAGTCTTTGAGTCATCTGACCAATATTATCATGCCCCAAGAATTAGCAGGGGGTATGGGAGTGTGGAATCAATATACCATTCGCGTCTTAGATAACAACAGAGACTGGCTTCGCGATCGATTGCAAGAACGAGGTGTTAATACAATGGTGTATTATCCCCATCCATTACACCTACAGCCCGTCTATGAAAGTTTGGGATATCAAATAGGACAATTGCCAGTTGCAGAACAAGCCTGTAAGGAGGTTTTATCCTTACCCATGTTCCCCGAATTGTCAGAAGAACAGCAAAATCAAGTGATATTTGCTTTGAGGGAGGTTAGTGGTTAG
- a CDS encoding DUF561 domain-containing protein — MTMHPLLQRAFTDRNVLKVIAGLNNFDSQRVAEIVKAAHHGGATFIDIAASPELVKTAKSLTNLPICVSAVEPEKFVQAVEAGADLIEIGNFDSFYAQGLRFEAEEVLALTYQTRALLPEITLSVTVPHILTLDQQVQLAEELIKAGADIIQTEGGTSSNPTHPGVLGLIEKAAPTLAAAYEISRAVSVPVLCASGISNVTAPLAIAAGAAGVGVGSAINQLNSEVAMIAAVRGLVEALGTATVVKS; from the coding sequence ATGACGATGCATCCTTTATTGCAACGTGCATTTACTGACCGCAATGTCCTCAAAGTTATCGCCGGCTTGAATAACTTCGATTCCCAGCGTGTAGCTGAGATTGTTAAAGCAGCCCATCACGGCGGTGCTACTTTTATTGATATTGCAGCGAGTCCAGAATTGGTCAAAACAGCAAAATCTTTGACAAATTTGCCAATTTGTGTATCAGCCGTAGAGCCAGAAAAATTCGTACAAGCTGTAGAAGCTGGTGCTGACTTAATTGAAATTGGTAACTTTGATTCTTTCTACGCTCAAGGGCTGAGATTTGAAGCCGAGGAAGTTTTAGCACTGACTTACCAAACTCGTGCTTTGCTTCCTGAAATTACCCTCTCTGTCACCGTTCCTCACATCTTGACACTAGACCAACAAGTACAACTGGCAGAGGAATTAATTAAAGCTGGTGCTGATATTATTCAAACAGAAGGTGGAACCAGTAGCAATCCTACTCACCCTGGAGTGCTGGGACTGATTGAAAAAGCAGCCCCCACATTAGCAGCAGCTTATGAAATTTCTCGTGCCGTTTCAGTTCCCGTACTCTGCGCTTCCGGTATTTCCAACGTAACAGCACCCCTAGCAATTGCAGCTGGTGCTGCTGGTGTTGGCGTCGGTTCTGCCATCAACCAACTCAATAGCGAAGTCGCAATGATTGCGGCTGTACGCGGTTTGGTAGAAGCGTTAGGAACAGCGACTGTCGTTAAGAGTTAA
- a CDS encoding tetratricopeptide repeat protein has translation MKSKNLNKLVSFHVSSYLMLGILTVTNSSQMVVAKVSHFTIDKQHTREQRLAQFSDTTQQERSQLVQVANTLFNQGDLKGAEENLRKLVKKYPDYSFGYYQLGNVLFRQGKKEDAIKEYEKAIQKNSKYALAHNALGSVFASQQRWDEAITAYQKALAINPDYGDALTNIAQALWEQGKRNEAIASLEKALNIFKSQDRPEKIRQIEQILKELKAGDDPSVS, from the coding sequence ATGAAGTCAAAGAATCTTAACAAATTAGTTTCTTTTCACGTTTCTAGTTACTTGATGCTGGGTATCTTAACTGTTACAAATTCATCACAAATGGTTGTTGCCAAAGTCAGTCATTTCACCATTGATAAACAACATACACGGGAACAAAGACTGGCGCAATTCTCAGATACCACACAGCAAGAGCGATCGCAACTTGTTCAAGTGGCAAATACTTTATTTAACCAAGGTGATTTAAAGGGTGCAGAAGAAAATTTACGTAAGTTAGTTAAAAAGTATCCCGATTATTCCTTTGGATATTATCAGTTAGGTAATGTCCTATTTCGTCAGGGAAAAAAAGAAGATGCTATTAAAGAATATGAAAAAGCTATTCAAAAAAATTCTAAATATGCTCTTGCCCATAATGCCCTTGGATCTGTTTTTGCAAGCCAACAACGTTGGGATGAAGCTATAACAGCATATCAGAAAGCACTGGCTATTAATCCCGATTACGGTGATGCCCTGACTAATATAGCCCAAGCACTTTGGGAACAAGGAAAACGCAATGAAGCGATCGCATCTTTAGAAAAAGCTTTAAATATTTTTAAGTCTCAAGACAGACCCGAAAAAATCAGGCAAATAGAACAGATTTTAAAGGAACTCAAAGCAGGAGACGATCCAAGTGTTTCTTAG
- a CDS encoding Crp/Fnr family transcriptional regulator, with protein MLTSVDRLLFVRRVPIFKELRDDFLVRLASVMDELSFPSNYTIFRQGEQGRSLYIVVSGVVKVHIGNQQLAIFPKGESFGEMAVFDAQTRSASATTLEPCDCLELTQEQLYDAIEETPEIAVNIIGVLSRRIRELNEKINAMGTRNY; from the coding sequence ATGTTAACCAGCGTCGATCGTTTATTATTTGTCCGAAGAGTACCAATTTTCAAAGAATTACGAGATGATTTTCTTGTTCGTTTAGCATCAGTCATGGATGAATTGTCTTTTCCCAGCAATTACACCATTTTTCGGCAAGGGGAACAAGGGCGATCGCTGTATATAGTTGTTTCAGGGGTTGTGAAAGTTCATATAGGAAACCAACAATTAGCTATTTTTCCTAAAGGAGAATCTTTTGGTGAAATGGCAGTGTTTGATGCTCAAACCCGTTCTGCTTCTGCGACAACTTTAGAACCTTGTGATTGTTTGGAACTCACTCAAGAACAACTGTACGATGCTATAGAAGAAACTCCTGAAATTGCAGTGAATATTATTGGCGTACTATCACGGCGCATTCGGGAGTTAAATGAAAAAATTAATGCTATGGGTACGAGAAATTACTGA
- the infC gene encoding translation initiation factor IF-3, whose translation MSVIEKKRNRDLPQINERIRFPKIRVIDTDGAQLGILTPQEALQMAEEKELDLVLLSDKADPPVCRIMDYGKYKFEQEKKAREARKKQHTADVKEVKMRYKIEEHDYNVRVKQAERFLKDGDKVKATVMFRGREIQHSDMAEELLKRMATDLESVGEVQQAPKKEGRNMMMLISPKK comes from the coding sequence ATGTCTGTGATTGAAAAGAAAAGAAATCGCGATCTGCCCCAAATTAACGAACGTATTCGCTTTCCGAAGATTCGGGTGATTGACACTGATGGTGCTCAGCTGGGTATTTTAACACCCCAGGAAGCACTGCAAATGGCAGAGGAAAAAGAGCTTGACCTCGTGCTGTTAAGCGACAAAGCAGACCCACCTGTTTGTCGGATTATGGACTACGGGAAATACAAGTTTGAGCAAGAGAAGAAGGCGCGAGAAGCTCGAAAGAAGCAGCACACGGCTGACGTCAAAGAAGTTAAGATGCGTTACAAGATAGAAGAACACGACTACAACGTGCGAGTCAAACAAGCAGAGCGTTTTCTCAAAGATGGTGATAAAGTCAAAGCGACTGTGATGTTCCGAGGTAGAGAAATTCAGCACAGTGATATGGCAGAAGAACTGCTCAAGCGAATGGCAACAGACTTGGAATCAGTGGGTGAAGTGCAGCAAGCACCCAAGAAAGAAGGGCGAAACATGATGATGCTGATTTCTCCCAAGAAATAA
- a CDS encoding alpha/beta fold hydrolase: MEDELERRVNVVHWQERVGHQRDWVWRGWQTRYTYIRQRQSDRKTTPVILLHGFGASIGHWRHNIEVLGEHHTIYALDMLGWGASEKAPVKYSVQLWVDQVYDFWKTFINQPAILIGNSLGSLVSFSASATYPDMVRGLVMMNLPDPSLEREALPPVLRPVVAGIKSFVASPLLLQPLFNVIRRPGVVRRWASLAYANPEAITDELIEILTGPPQDRGSARAFTALFRATIDANFGPSVKTVLPTLQIPMLLIWGQKDRLVPPALARQFARYNERLEVLDVENVGHCPHDEQPELINQVILDWLNKNFGESNCLI; this comes from the coding sequence ATGGAAGATGAACTGGAGAGGCGTGTGAATGTAGTACACTGGCAGGAACGAGTCGGACATCAAAGAGACTGGGTTTGGCGGGGTTGGCAAACGCGTTATACCTATATCCGTCAAAGACAGAGCGATCGCAAAACAACCCCGGTCATTCTACTACATGGGTTCGGTGCTTCTATCGGTCACTGGCGACATAATATAGAAGTACTGGGCGAACACCATACAATATATGCTCTCGATATGTTGGGATGGGGTGCTTCTGAAAAAGCCCCAGTTAAATACAGCGTACAGCTTTGGGTAGACCAAGTTTACGATTTTTGGAAAACCTTCATCAACCAACCAGCCATCTTAATAGGTAATTCTCTTGGTTCGCTAGTTTCCTTCTCCGCATCAGCCACCTATCCCGATATGGTGCGTGGCTTGGTCATGATGAACTTACCCGATCCATCATTGGAAAGAGAAGCTTTACCTCCTGTCTTAAGACCCGTTGTCGCAGGTATCAAAAGTTTTGTTGCTTCCCCACTGTTGCTTCAACCCTTATTTAATGTCATCCGCCGACCTGGTGTAGTGCGTCGTTGGGCAAGTCTCGCCTATGCTAACCCAGAGGCTATTACCGATGAACTGATAGAGATTTTAACGGGTCCACCTCAGGATAGAGGTTCTGCTCGTGCTTTTACTGCCTTATTTAGAGCGACGATAGATGCTAATTTTGGTCCAAGCGTCAAAACCGTTTTGCCAACATTACAAATTCCAATGTTGCTGATTTGGGGACAAAAAGATAGACTTGTTCCCCCTGCACTTGCCCGTCAATTTGCTCGGTATAATGAGAGGTTAGAGGTGCTAGATGTTGAGAATGTGGGGCATTGTCCTCACGATGAACAGCCAGAATTAATCAACCAGGTCATTTTAGATTGGTTGAATAAGAATTTTGGTGAAAGCAACTGTTTGATTTAA
- a CDS encoding phospholipid-binding protein — translation MGWLKRLFGMEKPHNAQVNPTPQPAQQATRAATPSATETVPPERVGLNGEYDQSGLAKRVALAFDQDNQLDDIDTLWVAQTGSTVVLKGKVPSQDILQKMVSVARSVNGATAVDTSQVSVG, via the coding sequence ATGGGTTGGTTAAAAAGACTTTTTGGAATGGAAAAGCCACACAATGCACAAGTAAATCCTACTCCACAGCCAGCACAACAAGCTACCCGTGCTGCTACTCCTTCAGCCACTGAAACAGTTCCCCCCGAGCGTGTGGGATTAAACGGAGAGTACGATCAAAGCGGTTTGGCTAAGCGAGTTGCTCTTGCGTTTGACCAAGACAATCAACTTGATGATATCGATACTCTTTGGGTTGCTCAAACAGGTAGCACTGTAGTCCTCAAGGGCAAAGTTCCCAGCCAAGACATTCTGCAAAAAATGGTTTCCGTAGCGCGTTCGGTTAATGGTGCAACAGCAGTCGATACGAGCCAAGTGAGCGTTGGCTAG
- a CDS encoding ion channel, producing the protein MKTTRRKASVSSRMVNRHGRFNVLRKGMSHKHWHDPYHLLLTLPWYYTLLLIGLGYITANALFALAYILGGDGIENARPGNFFDAFFFSVQTMASIGYGALYPKTAYANFLVTVESLLGLIGLAMGSGLMFARFSLPKARVLFSNIAVITPYNDAPTLMFRVANERDNLILEAQVRVTLARTEITKEGDVMRRFYDMSLVRSQSPLFALTWTVMHIIDENSPLYGVSSEDMVKDEMEVVVTLTGLDETVSQTIHSRHSYISEDIIWNMRFVDILGKTKDGRRCVNYARFHDVVSLDEQRNTLGGC; encoded by the coding sequence ATGAAAACAACCCGTCGAAAAGCCTCAGTTAGCAGCCGCATGGTAAATCGGCATGGAAGGTTCAACGTCTTGCGAAAAGGAATGTCTCACAAACACTGGCACGATCCGTACCATTTGCTACTAACACTTCCTTGGTATTACACCTTATTACTGATCGGTTTGGGGTATATTACAGCTAATGCCCTATTTGCCTTGGCGTATATTCTAGGAGGCGATGGTATAGAAAATGCACGTCCGGGTAACTTCTTTGATGCATTCTTCTTTAGCGTTCAGACAATGGCATCTATTGGCTATGGGGCATTGTATCCCAAAACAGCGTATGCGAACTTTTTAGTCACAGTTGAATCTCTACTGGGGTTGATAGGATTGGCAATGGGAAGTGGGTTAATGTTTGCTCGATTTTCTCTCCCTAAAGCACGAGTCCTGTTTAGCAATATTGCAGTTATTACACCGTACAATGATGCTCCAACTCTGATGTTTCGAGTTGCTAACGAACGGGACAATTTGATTTTAGAAGCACAAGTTCGGGTGACTCTAGCACGGACTGAAATTACCAAAGAAGGTGATGTAATGCGTCGGTTTTACGATATGTCTCTTGTTCGCAGTCAATCGCCTCTTTTTGCTTTGACTTGGACAGTCATGCATATCATTGATGAGAATAGCCCTCTTTATGGAGTCTCATCTGAGGACATGGTAAAAGATGAGATGGAAGTGGTAGTTACTTTAACAGGGCTTGATGAAACAGTTTCTCAAACAATCCACTCCCGTCACTCCTATATATCTGAGGATATTATTTGGAATATGAGGTTTGTCGATATTTTAGGGAAAACAAAGGACGGCAGACGCTGTGTCAACTATGCGCGGTTTCATGACGTTGTTTCTTTGGATGAACAGAGGAATACACTGGGGGGGTGTTAA